One part of the Ferrimicrobium sp. genome encodes these proteins:
- a CDS encoding PaaI family thioesterase — protein sequence MNCFACGAKNPIGLHLTFVTGEGVTVNIDDASETGDGIVRASYQVEERFVGWDDVLHGGVTATILDEAASYVPYSMGFVTVTARLEVRYVLPIRVGELLSIEGHFVERRRNVVKADSSIRDEQGTLRASAQAKLMILGQRGVGAVGASDFLA from the coding sequence GTGAACTGTTTTGCCTGCGGGGCGAAAAACCCCATCGGACTGCACCTGACGTTCGTGACGGGCGAAGGGGTGACTGTCAACATCGATGACGCATCCGAGACTGGTGATGGCATCGTGCGAGCGAGTTACCAGGTCGAGGAGCGCTTCGTTGGGTGGGATGACGTTTTGCACGGTGGTGTCACGGCGACGATCTTGGATGAAGCGGCGAGCTATGTGCCCTACTCTATGGGGTTTGTCACGGTGACGGCTCGGCTTGAGGTGCGCTATGTGCTTCCTATTCGGGTTGGTGAGTTGCTCTCGATCGAGGGCCATTTTGTTGAACGCCGCCGCAACGTGGTCAAGGCAGATTCCAGTATTCGCGATGAGCAGGGGACGTTGCGCGCCAGCGCACAGGCCAAGCTAATGATTCTTGGCCAGCGCGGGGTTGGTGCCGTCGGTGCGAGTGACTTTCTTGCCTAG
- a CDS encoding MFS transporter has translation MERSQQRWALAVLSGVLFLTFLDTTIVAVALAPIQSHLHAGVDELQWVIGGYAVAFAALMLVFGAIGDRYGRRKMMLAGLMLFVAGSIVAALAPSPLVLIIARVIMGIGAAASEPGTLSMLRHLYPEETSRAKALGTWAAVASFALAIGPVLGGILVGLDGWPTIFWFNAVAGAIAVGFAFRVLPESLDRDVGAIDKLGSIVGPVALAVLVVGIVEGELRGYGAPIIIACFVVAFVGALGFAWTEHRARNPLFRLGFLRNIPFSGALVLAFSVYFAIFAIFFFVALYLEVVKGDSAYLIAGVFAAMMVTMILASLASGRWLRGTNVRVFTGLGAFLAAIGIALSDYALSGPTHPLLLAITLAIAGIGFGFVVVPVTSIALSTVPPEHSGMAAAATNTMRALGITMSVAILGSFLNGELTGGLSAKLARLGVPPVFRQVVINAVETGGVAGHTGGAANTYGPIVDRVINAAYSSFHAGLTESLVVATALMVLGGVISLVTRSRHTQAP, from the coding sequence ATGGAGCGTTCACAGCAGCGGTGGGCCCTCGCTGTTCTAAGCGGGGTTCTGTTTCTCACGTTCCTTGACACCACGATCGTCGCCGTAGCACTCGCCCCGATTCAAAGCCATCTTCACGCGGGTGTCGATGAGCTGCAATGGGTTATCGGTGGCTACGCGGTCGCATTCGCCGCATTGATGCTGGTCTTTGGGGCCATCGGTGATCGCTATGGTCGGCGTAAGATGATGTTGGCGGGGCTCATGCTCTTTGTGGCCGGTTCCATCGTGGCTGCATTGGCGCCCTCGCCGCTTGTTTTGATCATCGCTCGAGTGATCATGGGCATCGGGGCAGCTGCTTCGGAGCCAGGTACCCTGTCGATGCTGCGACACCTCTATCCCGAGGAGACGTCTCGAGCTAAGGCGCTCGGCACGTGGGCGGCGGTGGCCAGCTTTGCCCTCGCGATCGGGCCGGTGCTTGGAGGAATCTTGGTTGGTCTCGATGGTTGGCCAACCATTTTTTGGTTTAACGCCGTTGCTGGTGCAATCGCTGTCGGCTTCGCGTTTCGCGTGCTGCCAGAGAGCTTGGACCGTGACGTTGGGGCTATCGACAAGCTTGGGTCCATCGTCGGTCCCGTCGCACTGGCGGTCTTGGTCGTTGGGATCGTTGAGGGTGAATTGAGGGGATACGGAGCACCGATCATCATCGCCTGCTTCGTCGTGGCCTTCGTCGGTGCCCTCGGCTTTGCCTGGACCGAGCATCGGGCTCGTAACCCGCTCTTTCGACTTGGGTTTTTGCGTAATATTCCCTTTAGCGGGGCACTGGTGTTGGCGTTTAGCGTCTACTTCGCTATCTTCGCCATTTTCTTTTTCGTCGCTCTCTACCTCGAGGTGGTCAAGGGCGATAGCGCGTACCTGATCGCTGGCGTGTTTGCGGCCATGATGGTGACGATGATCCTGGCTTCACTGGCATCAGGGCGTTGGTTGCGAGGCACTAACGTGCGCGTGTTCACGGGGCTTGGCGCGTTCTTGGCGGCCATCGGCATCGCCCTCTCCGACTACGCACTCTCGGGCCCGACCCACCCGCTGTTGTTGGCGATTACCCTGGCTATCGCTGGCATAGGTTTTGGCTTCGTGGTGGTTCCGGTCACGAGCATCGCCCTCTCCACCGTGCCCCCAGAACATTCCGGGATGGCCGCGGCTGCTACGAATACCATGCGGGCGCTTGGGATCACGATGAGTGTGGCAATCTTGGGCAGCTTTCTTAATGGTGAGCTGACCGGAGGGCTTTCAGCGAAGCTCGCCCGGCTAGGCGTACCGCCGGTCTTTCGTCAAGTGGTGATTAACGCAGTAGAGACGGGCGGGGTCGCAGGGCACACGGGTGGTGCCGCTAACACCTATGGGCCGATTGTCGATCGGGTCATCAACGCTGCCTATAGCTCGTTTCATGCGGGTTTGACAGAGTCGCTCGTCGTCGCCACTGCACTCATGGTGCTCGGCGGTGTCATATCGTTGGTAACGCGCTCGAGGCATACCCAAGCGCCGTGA
- a CDS encoding peptide chain release factor 3: protein MDEADRQEILTEAARRRTFAIISHPDAGKTTLTEKFLLYAGVIAEAGTVKARVGRRDTRSDWMAMEQERGISVTSTALQFEYRDSLINLLDTPGHRDFSEDTYRVLTAVDAVVMVLDVAKGIEAQTLKLFEVCRSLGLPMLTFLNKFDRPGRSPLELLDEIEDQIGVRPTPMTWPVGIPGEFRGVIDRATGTFTRFERSVRGRTVATETLIDAETAALEEGPDWVGALEECALLDAVGATHDQPSFLKGKTSPLFVGSAMNNFGVRALLDAVVDLVPSPSPRRSVGNELRPLDAPLAGFVFKIQANMDPSHRDHVAFVRICSGKFERGVTLTHAGTGRTFSTKYASALFGADRSTIETAFPGDVIGLVNAGEVRIGDALYASSPVVFPSFPQFAPEIFRRVRVKDPGRAKQFRKGLDQLEREGVLQVLHELDGDPLPVLAAVGEMQFEVFHYRMEHEFGAIVEFLSTPYRVARMVSPDGVAEMGRIPGVRVLRRGDGTLLALFESAVRLQTVERDHPDVDFGALLGSGFRSFS, encoded by the coding sequence ATGGATGAGGCAGACAGGCAGGAGATTCTGACTGAGGCCGCACGGCGACGGACCTTTGCGATCATTAGCCACCCTGATGCTGGTAAGACCACCCTCACGGAGAAGTTCTTGCTCTATGCGGGCGTCATCGCTGAGGCTGGTACCGTCAAGGCCAGGGTGGGGCGGCGTGACACCCGGTCCGACTGGATGGCGATGGAGCAGGAGCGTGGGATTTCGGTCACCTCCACCGCCCTGCAGTTCGAATATCGGGATAGCTTGATCAACCTGCTCGATACCCCCGGACACCGGGACTTCTCGGAGGACACCTATCGGGTGTTGACCGCAGTTGATGCCGTGGTGATGGTGCTCGATGTCGCTAAGGGTATCGAGGCGCAGACACTCAAGCTGTTTGAGGTCTGTCGATCGCTAGGACTTCCGATGCTGACCTTCCTCAACAAGTTTGACCGCCCTGGGAGATCACCGCTCGAATTGCTTGATGAGATCGAAGATCAGATTGGAGTTCGGCCGACGCCAATGACATGGCCGGTAGGCATACCAGGTGAGTTTCGAGGAGTCATCGATCGCGCAACCGGGACGTTCACGCGCTTTGAGCGAAGCGTGCGTGGGAGAACGGTCGCGACCGAGACCCTCATCGATGCCGAAACCGCTGCGCTCGAAGAAGGTCCAGATTGGGTTGGTGCCCTTGAGGAGTGCGCGCTCCTTGATGCGGTGGGAGCCACACACGATCAGCCGAGTTTTCTGAAGGGCAAGACGAGTCCCCTTTTTGTGGGCTCGGCGATGAACAATTTTGGGGTTCGTGCCTTGCTCGACGCAGTGGTCGATCTCGTGCCCTCCCCAAGTCCTCGCAGGTCAGTCGGCAACGAATTGCGCCCCCTTGACGCCCCGTTGGCAGGCTTTGTCTTCAAGATCCAGGCCAACATGGATCCTTCGCATCGCGATCACGTCGCGTTCGTGCGGATCTGCTCTGGCAAGTTTGAACGGGGTGTGACGCTGACGCACGCTGGGACTGGCCGCACCTTCTCGACCAAGTACGCGAGCGCGCTTTTTGGGGCGGATCGTTCAACGATTGAGACCGCCTTCCCTGGCGATGTCATCGGGTTGGTCAATGCCGGCGAGGTGCGTATCGGTGATGCGCTGTATGCGAGTAGCCCAGTCGTCTTCCCTTCGTTTCCACAGTTCGCTCCCGAGATCTTTCGGCGCGTCCGTGTCAAGGATCCGGGGCGGGCAAAACAGTTTCGCAAAGGTCTCGACCAACTCGAACGCGAAGGGGTGCTGCAAGTGCTCCATGAGTTGGATGGGGACCCCCTTCCCGTTCTGGCAGCCGTTGGCGAAATGCAGTTTGAGGTGTTTCACTATCGGATGGAACACGAGTTTGGCGCCATTGTCGAGTTTCTCTCTACCCCGTATCGAGTGGCTCGAATGGTAAGCCCAGACGGAGTTGCTGAGATGGGGAGAATCCCTGGCGTGCGCGTCTTACGCCGGGGTGACGGCACGCTCCTGGCACTCTTTGAAAGTGCTGTACGCCTCCAGACCGTTGAGCGTGATCATCCAGATGTCGACTTTGGGGCGCTCCTCGGATCTGGTTTCCGCTCCTTCAGCTAG
- a CDS encoding SDR family oxidoreductase, whose protein sequence is MTILGDLDGKVALVTGAGSATGIGAATALALGELGARVMITSTTERIHDRVATLRDRGVEAAGFVSDLTDADAIDLLRQACLSTYGPVDVVVNNAGMTSVAQGSDTVAEVESLTLTEWHLGLERNLDTAFLVSQAVVGRMKARGWGRIIMVASTTGPVNSMPGHAIYATAKAAMLGLTRSMALEAAPYGVTVNAVGPGWIATGSASEDEIGFGRAAPLGRSGFPEEVASVIAALCLPGLSYLTGQLVVVDGGNSIVEARITGTRA, encoded by the coding sequence ATGACAATCTTGGGTGACTTAGATGGGAAGGTGGCGCTCGTCACCGGTGCAGGATCGGCAACCGGGATAGGAGCTGCGACGGCCTTGGCCCTTGGTGAGCTTGGTGCACGGGTCATGATCACCTCGACGACTGAACGCATTCACGATCGAGTGGCGACCCTGCGTGATCGGGGTGTCGAGGCGGCTGGATTTGTGTCTGACCTGACGGATGCAGATGCGATCGATCTATTGCGCCAGGCGTGTTTGTCGACCTATGGGCCGGTCGATGTCGTGGTCAACAATGCTGGGATGACCTCGGTTGCTCAGGGATCAGACACCGTGGCAGAGGTCGAGTCACTGACGTTGACCGAGTGGCACCTTGGTCTTGAACGCAATCTCGACACCGCCTTTCTTGTGTCGCAGGCTGTTGTGGGGAGGATGAAAGCACGTGGTTGGGGCCGTATCATCATGGTTGCCTCGACCACTGGCCCGGTCAATTCCATGCCCGGGCATGCGATCTATGCGACGGCGAAGGCCGCGATGCTAGGGCTCACCCGATCAATGGCGCTCGAAGCCGCGCCCTATGGGGTGACCGTGAACGCCGTAGGACCTGGTTGGATCGCCACTGGCTCTGCCAGTGAAGATGAGATCGGCTTCGGTCGGGCCGCACCGCTCGGTCGCTCGGGCTTCCCAGAGGAGGTGGCGTCGGTCATCGCGGCCCTTTGTCTTCCGGGGCTGTCCTATCTCACCGGTCAGCTTGTCGTCGTCGACGGAGGCAATTCCATTGTGGAGGCTCGGATCACCGGAACGAGGGCCTAA